From Salvelinus alpinus chromosome 20, SLU_Salpinus.1, whole genome shotgun sequence:
ACACTATGTCAGGCACAGTGAGAACAGCAGCAGGTAGCCATACCGCCACATAGATCCATCTGTCTGCAAGGAGCTTCCTCTTCCTGGTGGTTTGGCTGTTGGTGGCATGCACCACTGCCAGGTACCTGTCCACGCTGATGAAAGCCAGAATCAGAACACTGCTATACAGGTTGATGGTGTAGATCACATGCACAGTGGTACAGAGGAAGCCACCAAAGTACCAACTGCTGGCCGCATCCACCGCCCAGAAAGGTAGCGTGAAGACGAGTAGGAGGTCAGCCACAGAAAGATGGAGCCTGTATTTATCAGTCATCGTTTTGACCTTTTTCTGGTAGCCCATCactgttactaccagtccatttCCGACGATTCCAAGCAGAAAGATTATTCCATAAACTGTCGGTAAGAAGATCCTTTGAAAATCATCACCACCGACTCTGTTGCACGGCTCCTCGAAACTCAAATCCAAGTCAAAATCCCCTGAATCTTCATAGCTGGTGTTGTCAAAAAATATGTGCTGCAAAAAAGAAAAAACAAAGTGTAAGATTATAATCGTTTACAATAAGTCTATTAAAAATAATTGGCTATTTGTGAACATACTTAAAACTAAGTTAGTTATGACGGAATAGTTTAGGCCTATTATAAGGCTATATTTGTGTTATTTGAGAAACATTGATAAATTACTTAGAGAAAATAAAATACATACCACAATTGCGGCGAATTATACAAAATAGTAAATTGATAAACATAGCCTCGTTTATTATATAGAACAATGTGTTATAGAACCTATGTCTATATTAAAGCTATAGATACAATTACAATACTTTTAAATAATGACTGAAATGGTAAACTCACTTCGACCTCGTAAAAAGTAGACATCGTGGCAACGCAGTGATGTGGGTTATCTCCGCGGGTCTGAATAACTTTAGTAACCTGAGGATTCGAATGCATCTAAATAGCCTACCCTCCTTGCGCTCCTCCCAAAGGAGGAGCCTTGGTCGCGTGTGACACAATGTCGTTTTTAGGATTCTCACAAAAGTGGCCGACGTCACTTGAATGCGTAGACGAGGCTTTGAGAAATCTACGCAGTAGCCCTTTTGCAATATTTAAACATTGGAGAGATTTTACACATGGAGTGTTGAATTAGGCATTAATTGGAATCTCCGTGCacttcagtggcgattttagcatgtacatcttggtggggcaaactaccaaacatgtttttagatgcatgccaacaaagccactacacaacacaacactaaacaatacattaattagactataacggtgacaagcggtgcccacaaactgttagggtctacataaagctgtcccaacaccttaccactgctacaccgtGCTAACAGCAAACAGTTCATTCAACCTCATTtaatgccatttaaaaaaaacatagctgatatggctgactcgcttaaacaaatgtggtttctattgACAATTTAGATGTACAGGGGACGtataaggggacgacgagcggataagaggcaatcgtTAATTTCGATTGAGGCATTAATGACCGAGCTAagacggacatagtcaatataaataactatttgttcagcacttttgaaatgtacagctacaGAATtaagaacatgggccgttcttacagtattctccctgtacaccaagtcagaaccatagtaTAAATAAAAGGGGGCTTTAAGCGGACAATGAAAGcacttacaatatttgatgatgacatttctctaaaacagccTATAGgcaacatgtgcaccaccaaatcAGAACAGTATGCTAAATTATGAGGGGAAAGGGGACCAAAATAtttgggtgaggcacatgggctactaacaccTTACTAggcaacatacacttagtattactttcttagctacagtatacatatctccccggcatattacatcatttctgcagcagcatacaatacatttttggactcatcttCTTGTGCTATGCTCACTTGAACAGTGGCACGGCGATCCTTCATGGGCAAATTTTATCATCAaatgttgtcatcaaagtctggcattctctggactTATGGtgatttcaagacaactgggaactctggaaaaaaaacAATGTTGAATCATGGCGTTAgtaatcttcaggtcggagctctagaaagaggtccgagttcctgacttggaattccgagttggatgactgctCAAAatggggcttgaattttcgagctctcccggtagattttgctgtgacgtagtgtccccatgagtgacagaacactgagccaatcacagcgcaactagagaacattaccaactcctatgctccgtattttccgctggctgcctcaccaccacagaaagcactgagctaggctgaaacacttgcattttggagctgccttactgaaGAAAGccaaaagagaccatgtttgtatgcagctttattaactcaatgataaaacatttttttacattgttttgatgccaaaataatatgcaaaacaggcaaaaatctaaattcaagcccctttggtgctacattagaagtgcccatccaagaaggctcaaggtcattggccacagataaaattgtGTAAAATcccgttatatctacagtagctttgattggactgatgtcAACaccatactttcaaaatcttagtaagcaagctagcagtcatcatcatgaatcaagtcgacaatctactggcatatttttttacatttgtttttgtaGCTAAACAAGTGGGGCAGAATGACGGGTCGCCATTGATGCACTTATGTACTTTTCTCACTAAATCAACTATACTCCTCAGCGACAGGTAGCCCAGCAGTTAAGtttattgggccagtaacctaaaggttgcGGGTTTGAATCCTCAAGGTGGACAAATATGCAGTCCTGCCATTGAGCAAGGGAATTAATCCCCAACAACAACTGGTTCCCGGGCGACCGATgacatggatgttgattaaggtaGCCAAtccgcacctctgattcagaggggttggattaaatgcgggagacatttcagttgaatgcattgagTTGTGCAACTGATTAGGTTTCACCTTTCTTTcatccagcctggtctcatagcaGCCCACAACATCATAGATAACATGGATTTGGTAGTGCTGATAGGCATTTTCTGGCATTCAATATGTTTGATAACAGTTTTTTCCACAGGTTGTCACTTTCTAAGTAGGCCTACTGTTATGTCTACACTTTCCAAGTGTTGAGTGACCCAAAGGATTTGAAATATCTCTCTCTATGTGCTCGTGCTTAGACAGGTCGTGGCACTCATTTTTCTCGCCCTTTTCTAACCAAACTACTCTCACCATCTCTTATTTCAGTTGAAGTAATCCCCGGCTAGTGTTGGGTGATGACGGGGAAGGTCACTATGATCtttaggtaaaaaaaaaagggttACTCGGTAACCAAATAGCTGCAGCCTGTAGCATGCAGTTATCCTCTTTGAAATCTGATATTACTGACTGATTGAATGAATCCACCAACTTGATCAGTTCAACGTATATTTGTGTTGTAATGCAAATGTTTTTATGTACCACACCAATCCCATCAGATACATAGTGCAGAGTACAGACTAGCAGTTGATGTGAATAAGAGGGGATGAAGTGGCAGTATTGTTAGGAACTCGACTCTTTTAACTAACACATTTTGGGGCTCTGTTTCCTGCAGATCCTGGACTCCTGAGGAGAGGGTCCTGAGAGCGAGAGAATGCCCACTGTAAAGGATTGGATTGGGTCCTCTTATCAAAGCCAGCCACGGGCAAACAGTTGTTTTCTGTCCCTGTGGTTGAAGTGTGTGCTGATGGATTAAATGTAGAGGCAGTGACTTACATgttcagtaaaaaaaatatttaaaaaaaatattgactCCACACTCAATGATGAATAAAGTTTTTTATTACAAAAGCGAACCTTcagaaaataacatttattgattTAGAATACTCTTGGGGGCCAATGATGAGTTCCAAAACAATTTCTAGGGCTAACAAGGGGTAAATAAGACTGTTATAAACACCTTTTGTGCCTTCAGTACAAATGTTTACCCAACTATTCATTGCATTTTGTGCTCACTATCCTGTTTTAGTTGATAATTCACTAATCTATGCATGGAACGAGAGAGAAATGACTGTGAAATACATTAGTGTTGCTCACATTGTTTCGAGTGCAAGTAAGAGACATTGAAGCCATTTTCGTGAAGGCCATTTAAACGAGATCAATTTGTGATCTTTTCACTCTTATTAGTTTTATTGCCATGCACTATTCTTTTCGCACAATGTATAACACATTTGTGTTCCAAAAGGTTATAGGAAAAAGTCTGCAGACCCCAGTGTAAGCAACGGGAGCTTGCAGATAGCATTTAACAATCAGAATACAAAAGATCTATGAGCTATTTAGAATACAAATCAGAAGGGTAAACAGCCGTAAGAGGACTCTTCAGTCATGAATGGGTATTAAAATGAAGTAAGAATGCAGGGGAGATAAAGAGAAGAATGAGCCATGCCTTGGAGAGGTTGAGTCAACAATGGTTGTTTTCCAGTCAGAACTCATCCATGGCCCACAGCAAGTGAGCAAAGAGAACATGTTAATCATGATTGAAGCGCTCAAATATCACCTTCACTTTTTTTAATACCACATAGAAATGAGATGCACTCTTTGTTGTTGAATCTTACTTTTGGGTTAACCCCTTAAACCCAAAATAAAGGGTTTAAGGTAGCACATATGATTTTTATCTCCCATCTGTTGGGCTCCTgaatggtgcagcggtctaaggcaatgtatctcagtgctagaggcgccactacagacaccctggttcgaatccaggctgtatcacaaccgtccgtgattgggagtcccatagggcggcgcacaattggcccagcattgtccgggtttggccggtgtaggccgttattgtaaataagaatttgtttttaactgacttgcctagttaaataaagtttttttttttttttttatctgtaaGGAATGCCAACTTGTTTCAGCATATTTAAATGGGTGGTTCTTCaataaaaaaatctacattttatTCATTACACAAGATGGTTGGAAATGGATATTTGTCTTGAATGCATAGTAGGCCTACATACCCATTTGATTGctacaaaaaaaatatttggaATGCAGTCTGGTTTACAGAGCATTTCATTTTCTCTCGGTTTATTATGTTCCCTTTGCCAACAGGTTGATTTAGCAACATAAAACATCTGTTAAAGAGTTTTGTCGATTTTAATTTTAAATTTCACAGTCCAAATCCTGATATTTGCATTGCCATACCCAAACAAAGAATCAAAGGAAGGCGAGCCCATCAATCTTCCTGTTGTCATGTGATTAAGCCTACAATAGTAAGAATTTTGGATTGTTTTGTGCATAAATCTCAGTTGCATTGTTTGTTCCAATATGTCTGAACATAAAGGTATTCTCAGTATTCATATTAGAATGCACAACACCATTATCTGAAATGGTTTTACAGGGGTACTACTGATCTTTGTCTGTGGAGtcttgggggaggggaagctttTTTGCCAGCTTGTAGGAGGTAGTCAGGTTGAGCGATCCCTCATGCTTGTTTTTGCCTGCCGCCTGTGCTTTTGTGCAAAGTTTGTCTCCTGTGAAGAGAGATGAGGTGCATTATGGGGTTGCATCAATAGAACATGACACCTATGGAGAGAGGTTCAGATCTGGGACTTATCACTGCATGTCACCCATAAACAGTGGTGATGTAGACAATTAGTCATAAAAACAAACAGGTGTTGCTTTACATAGCCTTAAGTAGCTGGAGGTCATCAGAATTCATTCAATTCCTCATGAAATTGGCACTCTTAAAAATCTTAAGCCTTTTCACACTGCATATTCTTAGCCCAAGGCTAAACTGGCCCTGGGATAGCTTAGCCTGTGTTCACACAAGCATTTGTTAACCATGGACTAAGTTtttttgcctggctacccaaggCCTTTTCACACTGCATTGTTCTTAGCCCCAGGCTATCCTAGCCCCATGCTAGACTAGCCCTGGAATAGTTTGGCCTGTGTTCACACAACCATTTGTTAACCCTGAGCTAAGCTTTAGCCAAGGGCTAAGGATTCACACTTTTATTCCAAAGCCCTTGGAAAACGTGGACAAACACAACATGCGAccaacaagcatttcgctacactcccgttaacatctgctaaccatgtgtatgtgaccaataaaatttgatttgatttgattatatctCTGACACGTGACCAATGTTATAAGTAATGAGACATGTGTTAACACATTACCTTTTGCTTCGAGCCTAGCATTTGATTTCCAACCCTGATGGTTTGTGTAAAAATTGCCGCCTGGTTTCACTTTTGAAATTCAATTTCGCCCTACACCAGAGAATTATGTGAACGAGACAACTTTTCTGAACAAGGCGAAATCATGAAGCAATATTATTATCATGGATATATCCAATAAAATGTCAACACAAAAGCTATGAAAACAGATGAAAATTGAGCATTTGCCAGCCTGCACAGCAGCCAATGTTTTTGCAAGGATGAcagtattacattttttgttctcagatggaaggatgaaatagtatgaagtTGCTTATCAAACTAACGCATAGAGCACATTACAGACATCACGAGCAAACGTTAATTGACAGTGCTGCTTTTGTGATTGGGACAGTGAGCATTCAAGGCATTGTTCTTGACCTTGTTTCACACTGGCTATTTTGGCACTGTGTTTCTGGGGCTAACCCCGAAGTGCTAACTCTGCACCGGAACAGGTCCAGCTAACCCTGGGCTAAGGGTGATGCTTGCCCACTTTAGAATGTGCAAGTGTGAACACATGCTTAGCCCCAGGCTAAACTCTCCTTTAACCCTGTGCTGTGAATGGGCCAAATGATTCTTCTTGTGTAGAAAAAGTCTTTCAGAAAGCTTCCGGGAATGCATGTTTAAATACTTATGATTTAAAGAAAGCCCTAAAAATGTGAACAATAGACCCACTATAGCGACAAAGGGTGTCCTTATCTTAGGAAGGCACCTTCAGAAACTTCCTACTTGGGTGTGGGGTGACTGACTGGATTGGCTTTGGGAAAGTTCATCCAGGGGCATCATTGGTCATGATATCCTGGTTAGCAGGACCATTGCAGTATCTGAATCACCTGTctgtcagaagaaaaaaaactaattTGTGAAGTTATGTTTTTTTATCTTCTTAAACAAACATATTAAACTGTACTTTATTCAGACAGTTGTACCACACCAAGTGGAGACAGGTAGGTGGAAGAAAAAGTAGGAAGGAAAGAGCTGGGGATTGAAGCCAGGGCTCCGGTGGGGAGAAGCATATATGTAGTTAAAACTGGGGAGTGTTCACTGCTACACCGCAGACTCCACATGTGAAGTTCAGTCTTGTCAATTG
This genomic window contains:
- the LOC139546971 gene encoding C-X-C chemokine receptor type 4-like, which produces MHSNPQVTKVIQTRGDNPHHCVATMSTFYEVEHIFFDNTSYEDSGDFDLDLSFEEPCNRVGGDDFQRIFLPTVYGIIFLLGIVGNGLVVTVMGYQKKVKTMTDKYRLHLSVADLLLVFTLPFWAVDAASSWYFGGFLCTTVHVIYTINLYSSVLILAFISVDRYLAVVHATNSQTTRKRKLLADRWIYVAVWLPAAVLTVPDIVFATALDRGSRTICQRIYPQKTSFYWMAAFRFQHILVGFVLPGLVILTCYCIIIAKLSQGAKGQVLKRKALKTTVILIVCFFSCWLPYCVGIFLDTLMLLNVISHSCALEKSLQTWILITEALAYFHCCLNPILYAFLGVKFKKSARNALTVSSRSSHKVLTKKRGPISSVSTESESSSVLCS